Proteins encoded within one genomic window of Acidobacteriota bacterium:
- a CDS encoding pirin family protein — MAEKKVVRVARGERTVDGAGVRLVRVLGRDTVEDFDPFLMLDSFDSTNPDDYVRGFPMHPHRGIETVTYLVRGEIVHKDSLGNGGVITDGGTQWMTAGSGILHEEMPQPSGRMLGLQLWLNLPAREKMTEPKYFDIRREDTLEIAREDYRLRVISGEWEGAAGRTPHHLQATVMEFQLKEGKTLALPTSPEQNSFLFLLEGDALVAGTRYAEKSALLFGEGDTIVVSAAERPLRFMFLEGPRLREPVAWGGPIVMNTKQELEQAFADLRTGNFIR, encoded by the coding sequence ATGGCCGAAAAGAAAGTGGTGCGCGTCGCCCGGGGCGAGCGGACGGTGGACGGGGCGGGGGTGCGCCTGGTGCGCGTGCTGGGGCGGGACACCGTGGAGGATTTCGACCCCTTTCTGATGCTCGATTCCTTCGACAGCACGAACCCGGATGACTACGTCCGGGGGTTCCCGATGCACCCGCACCGGGGGATCGAAACCGTCACCTACCTGGTCCGGGGGGAGATCGTCCACAAGGACAGCCTGGGTAACGGCGGGGTGATCACCGACGGGGGGACACAGTGGATGACGGCGGGCTCGGGCATCCTGCACGAGGAGATGCCGCAACCCTCGGGCCGCATGCTGGGGCTGCAGCTCTGGCTCAACCTCCCCGCGCGGGAGAAGATGACGGAGCCGAAATACTTCGATATCCGCCGGGAGGACACCCTCGAGATCGCCCGGGAGGACTACCGCCTGCGCGTCATCTCCGGCGAGTGGGAAGGGGCGGCGGGCCGCACTCCCCACCACCTCCAGGCGACGGTGATGGAGTTTCAGCTGAAGGAGGGGAAGACCCTGGCCCTCCCGACCAGTCCGGAGCAAAACAGCTTCCTGTTCCTGCTCGAGGGGGACGCTCTCGTGGCGGGAACGCGCTACGCCGAAAAATCGGCCCTCCTCTTCGGGGAAGGGGACACGATCGTGGTCTCGGCCGCGGAGCGGCCGCTCCGCTTCATGTTCCTGGAGGGGCCGCGCCTGCGGGAGCCGGTCGCCTGGGGCGGCCCGATCGTGATGAACACGAAACAGGAGCTCGAGCAGGCATTCGCCGACCTGCGCACGGGCAACTTCATCCGTTAG